A genomic region of Christiangramia sp. OXR-203 contains the following coding sequences:
- the rsfS gene encoding ribosome silencing factor gives MSEKEKNSDQLIAHIIKGIEEVKGNDIDILDLREIENTVCDYFIICNGTSNTQVNAIVNSIQKTVSKELKDKPWHIEGSENAEWVLMDYVNVVVHVFQKHIREFYDIESLWGDAKITSIQTSY, from the coding sequence ATGTCAGAAAAGGAAAAAAACAGCGATCAACTTATTGCACATATTATTAAAGGGATTGAGGAAGTAAAGGGTAATGACATTGATATCCTTGATCTTAGAGAAATTGAAAACACAGTTTGCGACTACTTTATAATCTGTAACGGTACTTCAAACACACAGGTTAACGCCATAGTCAATTCCATACAAAAAACGGTTAGTAAAGAATTAAAAGATAAACCCTGGCACATCGAAGGTAGCGAAAATGCCGAATGGGTGCTAATGGACTACGTCAACGTTGTTGTACATGTTTTCCAGAAGCATATCCGGGAATTTTACGATATTGAAAGCCTTTGGGGTGACGCGAAGATCACTTCTATCCAAACAAGTTATTAA
- a CDS encoding biotin--[acetyl-CoA-carboxylase] ligase has product MRIIKVDAIDSTNNFVRKFYDNKGHFEPVCVSAAHQTNGRGQRGANWNVQAGHNLTFSILYPQRDLNISRYFNLNICISLAILEVLGSRNIPHLKVKWPNDIMSQRKKLGGILIENIVKTEGIVASIIGIGMNVNQTNFDNLPQATSLKNVTGIHWNVDELLHWLCETLDLHLKALGKMSEEKLMRQYQQNLFRKDVISTFEADGSRFNGIIRGVTSEGKLEVEKEEELFQTYNLKEIKLLY; this is encoded by the coding sequence ATGCGTATAATCAAAGTTGATGCCATTGACTCTACGAACAATTTCGTGCGTAAGTTCTATGACAATAAAGGTCATTTTGAACCGGTGTGCGTAAGTGCAGCTCATCAAACAAACGGCAGGGGTCAGAGAGGTGCCAATTGGAATGTCCAAGCCGGTCATAATCTCACTTTTAGTATACTTTACCCACAACGCGATCTCAATATATCCAGATATTTCAATCTCAACATCTGCATATCTCTGGCTATTTTAGAGGTACTTGGATCTAGAAATATACCTCATCTTAAGGTTAAATGGCCTAACGACATTATGTCACAAAGAAAAAAGCTGGGTGGTATTCTTATCGAAAATATCGTCAAGACTGAAGGGATCGTAGCAAGTATCATCGGGATTGGTATGAATGTGAATCAGACCAACTTTGATAATCTGCCTCAGGCAACTTCTTTAAAGAACGTCACCGGGATTCATTGGAATGTTGATGAACTACTTCATTGGCTTTGCGAAACTCTTGACCTTCACTTGAAGGCATTAGGCAAAATGAGTGAAGAAAAACTTATGCGTCAGTATCAGCAGAACTTATTTCGAAAGGATGTTATTTCCACGTTTGAAGCAGATGGATCTAGATTTAATGGGATTATTAGAGGGGTCACTTCCGAAGGAAAACTGGAGGTAGAAAAGGAAGAAGAGTTATTCCAGACTTATAATCTTAAGGAAATCAAATTACTATATTAA